In Anopheles bellator chromosome 2, idAnoBellAS_SP24_06.2, whole genome shotgun sequence, the genomic stretch CTGCTGTATTACGCGCACGAGATCGCTCCGATGAAGACCCggttgaaggaaaaaacgCGTGAGCAGTtgcgggcgaaaaaaaagcagcGACCAAATGCGGCACGCAAACCCGTGCCACGGTCTGCAGACGGTGATCCCGAGAAGGACGACGCGAATGAGGAGGACGGTGGTGCAACCCTAGAAGGTGAGGCCGATGAAGGGGACGAGGATGAGTCGCGACTGgacgaggatgacgaggaGGGTGATGAGAGGGTTCAAGATCAAATTCGGTTAAACATTGACATCGGCCCCTACGCGATCTGTCGGAAGCGGGGGCTCACTGGGCTGACGAAACGCTTCGGACTGACGCCGGAGCAGTACGCAGAAAACGTGCGCGACAGCTATCAGCGGCACGAGGTGGAACAAGAGACCAAGGATCCCCTCGAGGTGGCCAAAGAGTACATGGGGACAAGCTTCACCTCGCCGGAAGAGGTACTGCAAGGTGGCGTGTTTATGGTGGCGCGCCAGCTCGCCCGGGAGCCGCTGCTGCGCAAGTGCATCCGTGAGCTGTTCTTCGAGCGCGCCAAACTGAACGTGCGTCCGACGAAGAAGGGCGTGAAGGAGATTGATGAGACGCACCCGTGCTACGGATTGAAGTATCTGCGCGAAAAACCGGTACGCGACCTGACTGGTGATCAGTATCTGAAGCTGACCATGGCCCAGGAAGACAAACTGCTGACGATCGAGATCGTCGACCGGATCGAGGGTAACGCGTCGGCCGATTTGCTCGAGGAACTGAAGGCCCTCTATTATCGAGATGAGTTTGCAAAGAACGTGCAAGAGTGGAACCGGTTGCGGGCCGAGTGTGTGGTGCTGGCCGTGAATCGTATGGTCGTGCCGGAACTGAAGCGCGAACTGCACAACACTCTGCTGGCCGAGGCGAAGGATGCGGTGCTGCGCGTTTGCTGCCGTAAGCTGTACAACTGGATCAAGGTGGCCCCATATAGGCCGCCCGTGCCCGATTTCGACGATTACGAGTGGGAAACGACGCGTGGTGTGCGCGTCATGGGTGTGGCGTACGTGCCCGACTTCACGCAGTCCGCATTCGGTGCGATTATCGCACCGGACGGTGAGGTGACCGACTATCTGCGCATCCCGCAcctgctgaagaagaagaacgcaTACCGCGAGTCCGAGAAGCAGTGCAAGGAGACCGATCTGCGCACGATCACAAACTTCATTCGCAGCAAGAAACCGcacgtgatcgtgatcggtggTGAGTCGAAGGATGCAATTATGGTGCAACAGGACTTTGTGGAATGCTTGAAGCGATTGCAGGAGGACGAACAGTTCCCGCAGGTGGCGGTTGAGATCGTGGACAATGAGCTGGCCAAGGTGTACGCCAACTCGGCCAAAGGAAGTACCGATTTTCGCGAGTATCCGGCGCTGCTGCGGCAAGCGATATCGCTGGCCCGGCGTGTTCAGGACCCGTTGGTAGAGTTTTCGCAGCTGTGTAACACGGACGAGGAAATACTGTGCCTACGCTACCACACGTTACAAGATCAGCTCTTGAAGGAGGAACTGCTGGAGAGCATCTATCTGGAATTTatcaaccgaacgaacgaggtCGGTGTGGACGTGAACCTGGCGGTCCAGAACCCACTGACGGCCAATTTGGTGCAGTTTATCTGCGGGCTGGGACCACGCAAGGGCCAAGCCCTGCTGAAGGTGCTGAAGCAGACGAACCAGCGGTTGGAGAACCGGACGCAGCTCGTGACCACCTGCCACATGGGGCCGAAGGTGTTTATCAACTGTTCGGGCTTCATCAAGATTGACACGAACTCGCTCGGTGATAGCACGGAGGCGTACGTGGAGGTGCTAGATGGATCCCGGGTGCATCCAGAGACGTACGAATGGGCACGCAAAATGGCGGTTGATGCGCTCGagtacgacgacgaggatgccAATCCGGCTGGGGCGCTCGAGGAAATCCTGGAGGCGCCCGAGCGGCTCAAGGATCTCGATCTGGACGCATTCGCGATCGAACTCGAGCGACAGGGCTTCGGTAACAAGAGCATAACCCTGTACGATATACGTGCGGAGCTGAACTCGCGGTACAAAGACCTGCGGACACCGTTCCGGTCGGTGACGGCGGAAGAACTGTTCGATTACCTCACGAAAGAGACCCCGGAAACGCTGTACGTGGGCAAGATGATGCTGGCCACGGTCGCCGGGTTTACGTACCGGAAACCGCAAGGCGATCAGCTCGATCAGGCCAACCCGGTGCGCAACGACGACACTGGCTTCTGGCAGTGCCCGTTCTGCATGAAGACGGAATTTCCCGAGCTGTCGGAGGTGTGGAACCACTTCGATGCGGGCGAATGCCCTGGCCAGGCAACCGGAGTGCGGCTACGGTTCGACAACGGATTGAATGGGTTTATTCACATCAAAAACCTGTCAGACAAACATGTGAAAAATCCTGAAGAACGGGTACAGGTCGGTCAGACGGTACACGTGCGGGTGACAAAGATTGACATCGAGCGCTTTTCGCTCGAGTGCTCGTCAAAGAGTTCGGATCTGTGCGATCGCAAGAACGAGTGGCGCCCACGGAAAGACCCGTGCTACGATCAGGACCAGGAAGAGACGGACACCAAGAAGGAAGCAGACTCCAAGAAGCAGCAAGCCCGGCAACAGTACGTGAAGCGCGTGATCGTTCACCCGTCGTTCCATAACATTTCCTACGCGGAAGCCCTCAAGCTGCTAGAGAGTTTCGAACAGGGCGACGTAATCGTACGACCGTCCAGCAAGGGCTCGGACCACCTGACCGCCACCTGGAAGGTAACGGACGGTATCTACCAGCACATCGATGTTCGCGAGGAAGGCAAAGAGAATGTGTTCAGTCTCGGCCAGTCGCTGTGGATCGGGAACGATGAGTTCGAGGATCTGGACGAAATCATTGCGCGCCACATCACCCCGATGGCAACGTACGTGCGCGATCTGCTCAACTACAAGTACTACCGGGACACGGACGGTGGCTCGAAGGAGAAGGCCGAGGAGATCATACGGGCcgagaagcagaagaaccCCAGCAAGATCCACTACATCGTGTCCGTTTCGAAGCAATACCCGGGCCGCTTTCTGCTCTCGTACCTTCCGCGCACCAAATTCCGGCACGAATACGTGACGATCACTCCGGACGGGTACCGGTTCCGACACCAAGCGTTCGATTCCGTCAACTCGCTGCTCAAGTGGTTCAAGGAGCACTTCCGAGATCCGATACCCATCGAGACGCCCAAGAGCACACCCAAGATCGGTAGCCTATCGGCCTCCCGCACCCCGTACGGTAGTACGCCCAAGTTTAGCGATCTTAACAGTAAGTTCACGAGCCAGTGATCGATCGACGGCGGTGTCATTTTCTAACACGCattctttttttccgttcccagGTGAAGCCATCGAGTCTGTGGCAAAGAACATGCCCGCCCATATGCTAAGTTCGCTGTCGGCCGCGGCACACAATACACCACACTATTCCTTCACTCCGCTGGAGTACGGAT encodes the following:
- the LOC131211879 gene encoding transcription elongation factor SPT6, which codes for MRNQHLEVPFIAFYRKEYVQPDLNINDLWKIYKFDSMWCQLLGRKTSLQRLYENMRNYQLDKLMETPDAPIPEEMRVIRDEDLERLRAVQSPEELKDVHLHFLLYYAHEIAPMKTRLKEKTREQLRAKKKQRPNAARKPADEGDEDESRLDEDDEEGDERVQDQIRLNIDIGPYAICRKRGLTGLTKRFGLTPEQYAENVRDSYQRHEVEQETKDPLEVAKEYMGTSFTSPEEVLQGGVFMVARQLAREPLLRKCIRELFFERAKLNVRPTKKGVKEIDETHPCYGLKYLREKPVRDLTGDQYLKLTMAQEDKLLTIEIVDRIEGNASADLLEELKALYYRDEFAKNVQEWNRLRAECVVLAVNRMVVPELKRELHNTLLAEAKDAVLRVCCRKLYNWIKVAPYRPPVPDFDDYEWETTRGVRVMGVAYVPDFTQSAFGAIIAPDGEVTDYLRIPHLLKKKNAYRESEKQCKETDLRTITNFIRSKKPHVIVIGGESKDAIMVQQDFVECLKRLQEDEQFPQVAVEIVDNELAKVYANSAKGSTDFREYPALLRQAISLARRVQDPLVEFSQLCNTDEEILCLRYHTLQDQLLKEELLESIYLEFINRTNEVGVDVNLAVQNPLTANLVQFICGLGPRKGQALLKVLKQTNQRLENRTQLVTTCHMGPKVFINCSGFIKIDTNSLGDSTEAYVEVLDGSRVHPETYEWARKMAVDALEYDDEDANPAGALEEILEAPERLKDLDLDAFAIELERQGFGNKSITLYDIRAELNSRYKDLRTPFRSVTAEELFDYLTKETPETLYVGKMMLATVAGFTYRKPQGDQLDQANPVRNDDTGFWQCPFCMKTEFPELSEVWNHFDAGECPGQATGVRLRFDNGLNGFIHIKNLSDKHVKNPEERVQVGQTVHVRVTKIDIERFSLECSSKSSDLCDRKNEWRPRKDPCYDQDQEETDTKKEADSKKQQARQQYVKRVIVHPSFHNISYAEALKLLESFEQGDVIVRPSSKGSDHLTATWKVTDGIYQHIDVREEGKENVFSLGQSLWIGNDEFEDLDEIIARHITPMATYVRDLLNYKYYRDTDGGSKEKAEEIIRAEKQKNPSKIHYIVSVSKQYPGRFLLSYLPRTKFRHEYVTITPDGYRFRHQAFDSVNSLLKWFKEHFRDPIPIETPKSTPKIGSLSASRTPYGSTPKFSDLNSEAIESVAKNMPAHMLSSLSAAAHNTPHYSFTPLEYGSSNYVTTPYTPSGQTPYMTPYQQTPHFSQTPGYGTSTPSQYSNKSSYGGMSASGHPPSSHAYKTSSSRTGMGGGASSVASSSSSLMMMQQQPSPYSNSSDHHYRTQPPRSVEYDSWSKATDSWSNRTGSGSSMAKGHHQSSDRSSMSGAGSYRQHHGGRSSDSVSSSNSHDHRMTPKANSSRYSSSGRSPMPPPSGPPPAQAQQTPSVSQTLGDATPLWDE